A stretch of Episyrphus balteatus chromosome 2, idEpiBalt1.1, whole genome shotgun sequence DNA encodes these proteins:
- the LOC129909584 gene encoding uncharacterized protein LOC129909584 — translation MMEIERLISLVHERKALWDLKEKSYHNRNVSRKNWEQIGIEMNQNVETVKMKWRGLRDTFRKELQKLSQRKSGPAGTSKQSTWPYLKSMMFLKDQFTLRKINSTLPDDTELSEEINDIFNDEDIDDETYLNMREPLDQSPNKRSSHQPSAKRSKTNNAIERLLEMEKDKRKNDGAEKIVENADYHFLMSLLPYLKKVPEDRKMFVRNKLQQVFCDEQILEHRSVSSTPVYIVDNNSSHSLHCNNLTTGHHQPTQSTQHGANTISLTEFFPTLQPNTNQ, via the exons ATGATGGAAATTGAGAGATTGATAAGTCTTGTTCATGAGAGAAAAGCTTTGTgggatttaaaagaaaaatcataTCACAACAGAAATGTGTCGCGGAAGAATTGGGAACAAATTGGAATAGAAATGAATCAAAATG TTGAAACAGTTAAAATGAAATGGCGAGGTTTACGAGATACATTTCGCAAAGAATTACAAAAACTTTCCCAACGGAAATCCGGTCCAGCTGGAACATCAAAACAATCTACATGGCCTTATTTGAAAAGTATGATGTTTCTTAAAGATCAATTTACTCTACGAAAAATAAACAGCACTCTGCCCGATGACACTGAATTAAGTGAAGAAATTAATGACATTTTTAATGACGAAGATATTGATGATGAAACATATTTAAATATGAGAGAACCATTAGATCAATCGCCAAATAAAAGAAGTTCCCATCAACCATCAGCAAAACGATCCAAAACTAATAATGCAATTGAAAGACTTTTGGAAAtggaaaaagataaaagaaaaaatgatggTGCTgagaaaattgttgaaaatgcaGATTATCATTTTTTAATGAGTTTACTGCCATATTTGAAAAAAGTACCAGAAGATCGGAAAATGTTTGTTCGCAATAAATTGCAACAAGTTTTTTGTGATGAACAGATTTTGGAACATCGAAGTGTTTCATCGACACCAGTTTATATTGTTGATAATAATTCAAGTCATTCATTGCATTGTAATAATTTGACAACGGGACATCATCAGCCAACGCAATCGACACAACATGGTGCTAATACAATAAGTTTAACTGAATTTTTTCCAACATTACAACCAAATACaaatcagtga